The sequence TGTCCTGGAGCCCTACCTGCTCGCCAACGGCTACCTGGAGCGTACGGCCCGGGGGCGCGTCGCCACGCCCAAGTGCTACGATGTGCTCCGGCTCACCCCGCCCGCCGAACAGAGCGGGCTCTTCTAGGATCGCGCCGTGAAGCCGCAGACGATCTTCGCCATCCTGCTCGCGGCATCGCTCTACTGGATGTACCTGCTCTACAGCCCCTACCTGATGAGCATCCTTATCGCCTCCCTGCTCGCCGTTTCGACCTTCTCGTTCAAACGGCGGCTGCGGGAGTGGTCCGGATCGGTTCTCGCGGCGGCGGCCCTCTCGACACTCGTGATGGCCCTGCTCTTCTTCGCACCGCTGGGCTACTTTCTCGCCAAGATCACCATCTACCTGCAGCACTTCGACCCTGCGAGCCTCGAATCGGTCATGGACTACCTGCAGGAGCTTGTAGAGCGTGCGCCGGGATTCTCCGGGCGCTCCAGGACCCACGTCTCGGACTTTATCACCTCGTACGACCCCGCCGATCTGACGAAGAAAGCGCTCGCCTACGCCGGCACCATCGGCAGTATCAGCGCCTCTTTTGTCAAGAACGCGTTCATGATTATCGTCTTCTACTTCTTCGCGCACCTCTACGGCCAGCGGCTCGCAGCCTATTTCAAACATGTCATCAACCTCCCGCCCGATGATGCGGCCCTGCTGGGCTCGGAGGTCTCTTCGGTGATGAGTATCGTCTTCTACTCCATTCTGCTGACCGCGGCCCTGGAGGGGGCGCTGTTCGGGATCGCCGTCAGTTTTATGGGCTACAACGGTCTGCTTTTCGGCATTCTGTTCGGATTCGCCTCGCTCATTCCCGTCGTCGGCGGCGCCCTGATGTGGGTCCCCTTCTCCCTCTACGAACTCTCCGTCGGCCATACGGGCAGCGCCGTTTTCATCGCACTCTATACGATCATCGTCATCTCCGTGATCGCGGACACCTTCATCAAACCGGTGATCATCAAGAGCATCGACAGCAAA is a genomic window of Sulfurimonas sp. HSL1-2 containing:
- a CDS encoding AI-2E family transporter is translated as MKPQTIFAILLAASLYWMYLLYSPYLMSILIASLLAVSTFSFKRRLREWSGSVLAAAALSTLVMALLFFAPLGYFLAKITIYLQHFDPASLESVMDYLQELVERAPGFSGRSRTHVSDFITSYDPADLTKKALAYAGTIGSISASFVKNAFMIIVFYFFAHLYGQRLAAYFKHVINLPPDDAALLGSEVSSVMSIVFYSILLTAALEGALFGIAVSFMGYNGLLFGILFGFASLIPVVGGALMWVPFSLYELSVGHTGSAVFIALYTIIVISVIADTFIKPVIIKSIDSKLSTTETKRNELIIFFAIIAGLTSFGFWGMILGPAITAFFMALLTLVERKNAISERATDIS